Proteins encoded by one window of Phytohabitans houttuyneae:
- a CDS encoding DNA-3-methyladenine glycosylase family protein — translation MTETVLAATEPFSFDMSLRALAAFAPCAGGHTIAGGRVRKAFLLGTEAVVADVGPAGGGPGVALTLHADRHLLPGERAAVHRAVARWLGLDDDLAAFLDVAGRDPAMATLLRAAHGLHQVRFSSLAEGAVYFALVQRSTQWFAAARKRRLAAAFGPSLTVDGVEHVAFPSLAMVAERDDAELIRFAGNRLRARRLREVVEGVAALDEEWLHTGPYEEVRKALLGVAGVGPFTAHALLLRVLGRPDGVPLGMAQLEDAARAVYGDPPPSPAELREAYGPSIGWWAYYVRTARSWQPDDAEIAVAA, via the coding sequence ATGACCGAAACCGTCCTGGCGGCCACCGAGCCGTTCTCGTTCGACATGTCCCTGCGCGCCCTCGCCGCGTTCGCGCCCTGCGCCGGCGGTCACACGATCGCCGGCGGTCGCGTGCGCAAGGCGTTCCTGCTCGGCACCGAGGCGGTCGTGGCCGACGTCGGCCCGGCGGGCGGGGGCCCGGGGGTCGCGCTCACCCTCCACGCCGACCGCCATCTCTTACCCGGCGAGCGCGCCGCGGTGCACCGGGCCGTCGCGCGATGGCTCGGCCTCGACGACGACCTCGCCGCCTTCCTCGATGTCGCCGGGCGCGACCCCGCGATGGCCACGCTGCTGCGCGCCGCGCACGGCCTGCACCAGGTGCGCTTCTCCTCGCTCGCCGAGGGCGCGGTCTACTTCGCGCTGGTCCAGCGGAGCACCCAGTGGTTCGCGGCGGCCCGCAAGCGCCGTCTGGCGGCCGCGTTCGGCCCGTCCCTGACGGTCGACGGGGTCGAGCACGTCGCGTTCCCGTCGCTCGCCATGGTGGCCGAGCGGGACGACGCGGAGCTGATCCGATTCGCGGGCAACAGGCTGCGCGCCCGCCGGCTGCGCGAGGTGGTGGAAGGCGTGGCCGCGCTCGACGAGGAGTGGCTGCACACCGGGCCCTACGAGGAGGTGCGCAAGGCATTGCTCGGCGTGGCCGGCGTCGGCCCGTTCACCGCGCACGCCCTGCTTCTGCGGGTGCTCGGCCGCCCCGACGGCGTCCCGCTCGGGATGGCCCAGCTCGAAGACGCCGCCCGCGCGGTCTATGGCGATCCCCCGCCCAGCCCGGCCGAGCTGCGCGAGGCGTACGGGCCGTCGATCGGCTGGTGGGCCTATTACGTCCGCACCGCCCGTTCCTGGCAGCCCGACGACGCGGAGATCGCCGTCGCCGCATAG
- a CDS encoding C40 family peptidase, giving the protein MSSARKLLRALVLVGLGIGLTVPATAAQAEPSPSELTEQINKASTELEKVVESYNKLNEQLKQTKAASAALSAKMGPLEAQLAKADAEVGAMAAVAYRTGQAGTASALLEGSGPLADRLGMLDQLARDRKRQVEGFTAAERQYTEQKAKLDATQAKQTAQLKELAAGKKKIEADLDKLYKMREEAYGSATTSSGGYTGTIPSISGKAGVAVRFAYNAIGTPYVWAAEGPNGYDCSGLTLAAWRAAGKSLPHNAAMQWDVVAHIGRGSLQPGDLVFYSGLGHVAIYVGSGKVIHAPQAGDSVKLSSVDMMSPYGYGRVR; this is encoded by the coding sequence TTGTCTTCCGCGCGGAAGCTGCTCCGCGCCCTCGTGCTGGTCGGCCTGGGCATCGGGCTGACCGTTCCGGCCACGGCCGCGCAGGCCGAGCCGTCACCGAGCGAGCTCACGGAGCAGATCAACAAGGCGTCGACCGAGCTTGAGAAGGTCGTCGAGTCGTACAACAAGCTCAACGAGCAGCTCAAACAGACCAAGGCCGCCTCCGCCGCGCTCAGCGCGAAGATGGGCCCGCTGGAGGCACAGCTCGCCAAGGCGGACGCCGAGGTGGGTGCGATGGCCGCGGTGGCGTACCGGACGGGTCAGGCGGGCACGGCGAGCGCGCTGCTGGAAGGCAGCGGGCCACTGGCCGACCGGCTCGGCATGCTCGACCAGCTCGCCCGCGACCGCAAGCGGCAGGTTGAGGGCTTTACCGCGGCCGAGCGCCAGTACACCGAGCAGAAGGCGAAGCTCGACGCCACCCAGGCGAAGCAGACCGCGCAGCTGAAGGAGCTCGCGGCCGGTAAGAAGAAGATCGAGGCCGACCTCGACAAGCTGTACAAGATGCGCGAAGAGGCGTACGGCTCGGCCACCACGTCCAGCGGCGGTTACACCGGGACGATCCCGTCGATCTCCGGTAAGGCCGGCGTCGCGGTGCGGTTCGCGTACAACGCGATCGGCACGCCCTACGTGTGGGCGGCCGAGGGGCCGAACGGGTACGACTGCTCAGGGCTCACGCTCGCGGCGTGGCGGGCGGCTGGAAAGTCGTTGCCGCACAACGCCGCGATGCAGTGGGACGTGGTCGCGCACATCGGCCGGGGCTCGCTCCAGCCGGGCGACCTCGTCTTCTACAGCGGCCTCGGACACGTCGCCATCTACGTGGGCAGCGGCAAGGTGATCCACGCGCCACAGGCCGGCGACAGCGTCAAACTGTCCTCAGTGGACATGATGAGCCCGTACGGCTACGGCAGGGTGCGCTAA
- a CDS encoding DUF3817 domain-containing protein encodes MQRYRAIAYIVGVVLILLVVIGMPLKYIWDEPVVVETIGPAHGFLYMVYLVAVFDLFRRTRFGLRRMLLVMLAGTIPFVSFYAERAVTRWVREPAPVNA; translated from the coding sequence CTGCAGCGCTACCGCGCGATCGCCTACATCGTGGGTGTGGTGTTGATCCTGCTCGTCGTGATCGGCATGCCGCTGAAGTACATCTGGGACGAGCCGGTCGTGGTCGAGACCATCGGACCGGCACACGGCTTCCTGTACATGGTCTATCTCGTCGCCGTCTTCGACCTGTTCCGCCGCACGCGCTTCGGGCTGCGCCGCATGCTGCTGGTGATGCTCGCCGGGACGATCCCGTTCGTGTCCTTCTACGCCGAGCGGGCCGTGACCCGCTGGGTGCGCGAGCCGGCTCCGGTCAACGCCTGA
- a CDS encoding sigma-70 family RNA polymerase sigma factor, which yields MNVGTAGKRATGANEGIVSNVESNVVMRTDEVAEERDLVGVYLHEISRTPLLDAATEVDLSKAIEAGLYAEHLLDEGEIPKGVGREELERLVFEGERAKDLFIRANLRLVVSIARRYVRSGMPMLDLIQEGNTGLVRAVEKFDYERGFKFSTYATWWIRQAISRAIAQQERTVRLPVHLVEDVNRMRNVARQLTRELGSDPEPEQIAVALGVPVERVHELVRWSQDTVSLDTPVGDDGDTNLGDLVADSDAPSPEEVVLTALERQRIEGLLNHLDDRSAGIMRARYGLEDGREHSLTEVASRFSLSRERIRQLEIQALGRLRELARAEGLQAA from the coding sequence ATGAACGTGGGGACCGCAGGCAAGAGAGCAACAGGGGCGAACGAGGGGATCGTGAGCAACGTGGAAAGCAATGTGGTGATGCGCACCGACGAGGTCGCCGAGGAGCGCGACCTGGTCGGCGTCTACCTACACGAGATCTCCCGCACGCCACTGCTCGACGCCGCCACCGAGGTCGATCTCTCCAAGGCCATCGAGGCCGGGCTGTACGCCGAGCACCTGCTCGACGAGGGCGAGATCCCGAAGGGCGTCGGGCGTGAAGAGCTGGAGCGGCTCGTCTTCGAGGGCGAGCGCGCCAAGGATCTCTTCATCCGGGCCAACCTCCGTCTGGTCGTGTCGATCGCCCGCCGCTACGTGCGGTCCGGCATGCCGATGCTCGACCTGATCCAGGAGGGCAACACCGGCCTGGTGCGCGCCGTGGAAAAGTTCGACTACGAGCGCGGTTTCAAGTTTTCGACGTACGCCACGTGGTGGATCCGCCAGGCCATCAGCCGGGCGATCGCCCAGCAGGAGCGCACCGTGCGCCTGCCGGTGCACCTGGTCGAAGACGTCAACCGGATGCGAAACGTGGCTCGCCAGCTGACCCGCGAGCTCGGCTCCGACCCGGAGCCGGAGCAGATCGCGGTCGCGCTGGGCGTGCCGGTGGAGCGGGTGCACGAGCTGGTGCGCTGGTCACAGGACACCGTGTCGCTGGACACGCCGGTCGGCGACGACGGCGACACCAACCTCGGTGACCTCGTGGCCGACAGCGACGCGCCGTCGCCCGAGGAGGTTGTGCTGACCGCCCTCGAGCGCCAGCGGATCGAGGGCCTGCTCAACCACCTCGACGACCGGTCGGCCGGCATCATGCGGGCCCGCTACGGCCTGGAGGACGGGCGCGAGCACTCGCTCACCGAGGTCGCTTCGCGCTTTTCCCTCTCCCGCGAGCGGATCCGCCAGCTGGAGATCCAGGCACTGGGCCGGCTCCGCGAGCTGGCTCGGGCCGAGGGCCTGCAGGCCGCCTGA
- a CDS encoding helix-turn-helix domain-containing protein, with protein MRTAREAAGFTQDQVAQEMDWSLSKIIRIESGAVGVSPIDARALLRLYGVTDKPRIDELVGLARSSRARRWWSSYSSALPAPYTAYIGLEAETSSVLCYTPTKLPALFQTKAYAAKAVRRGQAGTDEQSQVEVRLARQREVLGKEDPPHITAVIDEAVVQRIASDPRTKREQLERLVSLCGEPNITIQVLPFAAGVDGFPNPFAILEFPDPSDDAVMYLENGLGDDVVDQPDLVRPYRHEFERLREMALSPAETRDMIKRIVGELD; from the coding sequence TTGCGCACCGCGCGTGAGGCGGCGGGCTTCACGCAGGATCAGGTTGCCCAGGAGATGGACTGGTCGCTGTCGAAGATCATCCGCATCGAGTCCGGGGCCGTGGGCGTGTCGCCCATCGACGCGCGCGCCCTCCTCCGGCTGTACGGGGTGACTGACAAGCCCCGCATCGACGAGCTCGTCGGCCTCGCCCGCTCCTCCCGGGCCCGCCGCTGGTGGTCGTCCTACTCCAGCGCGCTCCCCGCTCCGTACACGGCGTACATCGGGCTGGAGGCGGAGACCTCGTCGGTGCTCTGCTACACGCCCACCAAGCTGCCCGCGCTCTTCCAGACAAAGGCTTACGCGGCGAAGGCCGTCCGCCGCGGCCAGGCCGGCACCGATGAGCAGAGCCAGGTCGAGGTGCGGTTGGCCCGCCAGCGCGAGGTGCTGGGCAAGGAGGATCCGCCGCATATCACCGCCGTGATCGACGAGGCGGTGGTGCAACGCATCGCCAGCGACCCGCGGACCAAGCGGGAGCAGTTGGAGCGGCTGGTCTCGCTCTGCGGCGAGCCCAACATCACGATCCAGGTGCTGCCGTTCGCCGCCGGCGTCGACGGCTTCCCCAACCCGTTCGCGATCCTGGAGTTTCCCGATCCGAGCGACGACGCCGTGATGTACCTGGAAAACGGCCTCGGCGACGACGTGGTCGACCAGCCCGACCTGGTCCGGCCGTACCGGCACGAGTTTGAGCGGCTGCGCGAGATGGCGCTGAGCCCGGCCGAGACCCGGGACATGATCAAACGGATCGTGGGCGAGCTCGACTGA
- a CDS encoding helix-turn-helix domain-containing protein: MTTVHGPTVGRRRLRSALRRARDAAGLTQEQVAAAMDWSLSKLIRIEAGSVSISTNDVKALLGHYRMTDQQQVSEMVELARVSRRRAWWSQYKDALPSAYASYIGLETEASKLSFFQPSGIPGLLQTDSYARAAVTAASTTIGDTMDAAQIEVRHAIRMRRQKEVLDRTDRPDIDVVLDEAALHRQTGGPEVLREQLLHLADVCRMPRVTIHVLPFTVGDYAPQGPFVILRFPDDDDSDVVYLEGVLAQDVIDRPADVAVYGQTFERMREMSLNPHESLAKITKVAGQLG; this comes from the coding sequence ATGACGACGGTGCACGGGCCTACTGTCGGCCGGCGCCGGCTACGGTCCGCGCTGCGCCGGGCGAGAGACGCCGCCGGGTTGACCCAAGAGCAGGTGGCAGCGGCGATGGACTGGTCGCTGTCAAAGCTGATCCGGATCGAGGCCGGCTCGGTCTCAATCTCCACCAACGACGTCAAGGCATTGCTCGGCCACTACAGAATGACCGACCAGCAGCAGGTCAGTGAGATGGTCGAGCTGGCCCGGGTCTCCAGGCGCCGCGCCTGGTGGTCGCAGTACAAAGACGCCCTCCCCAGCGCTTACGCGTCGTACATCGGGCTGGAGACGGAGGCGTCGAAGCTCTCGTTCTTCCAGCCGTCCGGCATCCCCGGTCTGCTACAGACCGACTCCTACGCTCGGGCTGCGGTCACTGCGGCCTCGACCACCATCGGCGACACGATGGACGCGGCGCAGATAGAGGTGCGGCACGCGATCCGCATGCGGCGGCAGAAAGAGGTGCTCGACCGCACCGACCGGCCAGACATCGACGTCGTTCTTGACGAGGCCGCGCTGCATCGGCAGACCGGCGGCCCAGAGGTGCTGCGGGAGCAGCTGTTGCACCTCGCGGATGTATGCCGGATGCCCCGCGTGACGATTCATGTCCTTCCGTTCACAGTCGGCGACTACGCTCCGCAAGGCCCCTTCGTGATACTCCGGTTCCCCGACGATGACGACAGTGACGTCGTCTACCTGGAAGGCGTGCTGGCGCAAGACGTGATCGACCGCCCTGCGGATGTGGCAGTTTACGGACAAACGTTCGAGCGAATGCGCGAGATGTCTCTCAACCCTCACGAGTCCCTCGCAAAGATCACGAAGGTTGCCGGCCAGCTCGGCTGA
- a CDS encoding penicillin-binding protein, giving the protein MTEPLLRLSAGRAAGRRRRHALVNLASLTLCGLLAGLVVAAAMFPALAASGLAAKAGAESFEALPSELTTTRAPQATEVYAADGKTLISRFFDENRHDVTFAQIAEPMREAMIAAEDHNFYVHKGVDAKGIARAALNNSAGGSQQGASTLTMQFVRMSVTYTAPTHADAVKAGEDTTARKVREARLALQAEKKFTKDEILTRYLNLAPFGHNTYGVYAASQLYFGKAPKDLTIAEAALLAALVRSPTFYDPLDPKGKTRALERRDWVIGQMVEIKAITPAEGEAAKKQKLVVKGKRPPNGCMVTKPNDWGFFCDYFRRWWLEQEAFGATQYDRERRLNGGGYRVVTTLDPKAQKKARDNVEEQLKTGSKHALMVAAVEPGTGRVRALATNRVFKLDNSANKPSSNPKKSGQRGTYPNTTNPLLTGGSGYQAGSTFKIFTLVAALEKGYPLAYAINAPQRYQSKYHGATGKSACPGTDRWCPGNSSASLAGMHNAWTGFGKSVNTYFVPLEELAGAANTVAAAKKLGIRFLNEDDAAMANDKEQADGWGSFTLGVSGTTPLDLANAYATLAADGKHCEPIPVQEIKDIDGKKLDVANPRCDQAIDRDVARAAIDAARCPVGDQSAFGECHGSTSAAARSAIGHPIAGKTGTTDSKRTASLVVTTRSMAVAGILADPDWPETTATMSHDIVNPAVYETLADIMRGKQKQSFPRPSEKLAYGVQRSIPDVTCQPVAAATSTLESQGFRVEVNPEPVGSACPAGSVARTEPAGRTVDGGLVVLRTSNGIAGSPPTASPPTR; this is encoded by the coding sequence GTGACCGAACCACTGCTGCGCCTCTCGGCCGGGCGTGCTGCCGGCCGGCGCCGCCGCCACGCGCTCGTCAACCTGGCGTCGCTGACGCTCTGCGGCCTCCTGGCCGGCCTTGTCGTGGCCGCTGCGATGTTTCCCGCGCTGGCCGCCTCGGGCCTGGCCGCAAAAGCCGGCGCCGAGTCGTTCGAGGCACTCCCGAGCGAGCTCACGACCACCCGGGCGCCGCAGGCGACAGAGGTGTACGCCGCAGACGGCAAAACGCTCATCTCGCGCTTCTTCGACGAAAACCGGCACGACGTCACGTTCGCGCAGATCGCCGAGCCGATGCGGGAAGCGATGATCGCCGCCGAGGACCACAACTTCTACGTGCACAAGGGCGTCGACGCCAAGGGCATCGCGCGCGCCGCGCTCAACAACAGCGCTGGCGGGTCACAGCAGGGCGCGTCCACGCTCACCATGCAGTTCGTCCGCATGTCGGTCACGTACACCGCACCCACCCACGCCGACGCCGTCAAGGCCGGCGAGGACACCACCGCCCGCAAGGTCCGGGAGGCGCGGCTGGCGCTCCAGGCGGAGAAGAAGTTCACCAAAGACGAGATCCTGACCAGGTACCTCAACCTCGCCCCGTTCGGTCACAACACGTACGGCGTCTACGCGGCGAGCCAGCTCTACTTCGGCAAGGCGCCGAAGGACCTCACGATCGCCGAAGCCGCCCTGCTCGCCGCGCTGGTGCGGTCGCCCACCTTCTACGACCCGCTCGACCCGAAGGGGAAGACCCGGGCGCTGGAGCGCCGCGACTGGGTGATCGGCCAGATGGTCGAGATCAAGGCGATCACCCCCGCCGAGGGCGAGGCGGCGAAGAAGCAGAAGCTCGTCGTCAAGGGCAAGCGCCCGCCGAACGGCTGCATGGTCACCAAGCCCAACGACTGGGGCTTCTTCTGCGACTACTTCCGGCGCTGGTGGCTTGAGCAGGAGGCGTTCGGCGCCACCCAGTACGACCGGGAGCGGCGACTGAACGGCGGCGGCTACCGCGTCGTGACCACGCTGGACCCGAAGGCGCAGAAGAAGGCGCGGGACAACGTGGAGGAGCAGCTCAAGACCGGCAGCAAGCACGCGCTGATGGTCGCCGCGGTCGAGCCGGGCACCGGCCGGGTGCGCGCGCTCGCCACCAACCGCGTGTTCAAGCTCGACAACTCCGCGAACAAGCCCTCGTCCAACCCGAAGAAGTCGGGCCAGCGCGGCACGTACCCGAACACCACGAACCCGCTGCTGACCGGCGGCAGCGGCTACCAGGCCGGTTCGACCTTCAAGATCTTTACGCTCGTCGCCGCGCTCGAGAAGGGCTACCCGCTGGCCTACGCGATCAACGCGCCGCAGCGCTACCAGTCCAAGTACCACGGCGCCACCGGCAAGTCGGCCTGCCCCGGTACCGACCGCTGGTGCCCGGGCAACAGCAGCGCGAGCCTCGCCGGCATGCACAACGCCTGGACCGGCTTCGGCAAGTCCGTCAACACCTACTTCGTACCCCTGGAGGAGCTCGCCGGCGCGGCCAACACCGTGGCGGCGGCCAAGAAGCTGGGCATCCGCTTCCTGAACGAGGACGACGCCGCGATGGCCAACGACAAGGAACAGGCCGACGGGTGGGGTTCGTTCACGCTCGGCGTCTCCGGTACCACGCCGCTCGACCTGGCCAACGCGTACGCGACGCTCGCCGCGGACGGCAAGCACTGCGAGCCGATACCGGTACAGGAGATCAAGGACATCGACGGCAAGAAGCTTGATGTCGCCAACCCCCGCTGCGACCAGGCGATCGACCGTGACGTGGCACGGGCCGCGATCGACGCCGCGCGGTGCCCGGTCGGCGACCAGTCGGCGTTCGGCGAGTGCCACGGCTCCACCTCGGCGGCGGCGCGCTCGGCCATCGGTCACCCGATCGCGGGCAAGACAGGTACCACGGACAGCAAGCGCACCGCGTCGCTGGTCGTCACCACGCGGTCGATGGCGGTCGCCGGCATCCTGGCCGACCCGGACTGGCCGGAGACGACCGCGACAATGAGCCACGACATCGTCAACCCCGCCGTGTACGAAACGCTCGCCGACATCATGCGGGGCAAGCAGAAGCAGAGCTTCCCGCGGCCGAGCGAGAAGCTGGCGTACGGCGTCCAGCGCTCGATCCCGGACGTCACCTGCCAGCCTGTCGCGGCAGCAACGTCCACTTTGGAGAGTCAAGGATTCCGGGTAGAGGTAAACCCCGAGCCGGTCGGGTCGGCATGCCCGGCCGGCTCGGTCGCCCGGACCGAGCCAGCGGGCCGCACGGTCGACGGCGGACTTGTGGTACTCCGCACCAGCAACGGGATTGCCGGCTCCCCTCCCACCGCGTCGCCTCCCACGCGGTAG
- a CDS encoding GlsB/YeaQ/YmgE family stress response membrane protein encodes MIGTILWAIIGGAIVGMLGRLLLPGRQNISVWVTIGVGIAAALLGGVIADWLGVGDTKGIDWIRHAIQIALAVLFVYLAARVMGSSGRRKTA; translated from the coding sequence ATGATCGGAACGATTCTCTGGGCCATCATCGGTGGCGCCATCGTCGGCATGCTGGGCCGGCTGCTGCTGCCCGGCAGGCAGAACATTTCCGTGTGGGTCACGATCGGCGTCGGTATCGCGGCGGCGCTGCTCGGCGGCGTGATCGCGGACTGGCTGGGCGTCGGCGACACCAAGGGCATCGACTGGATCCGGCACGCCATCCAGATCGCGCTCGCGGTGCTGTTCGTCTACCTGGCGGCCCGGGTCATGGGCTCGAGCGGGCGCCGCAAAACGGCCTGA
- a CDS encoding DUF397 domain-containing protein: MPSWPARTSPRRGRFAVADGPTNWRKSMQCESQNCVEVAFGEAHVAIRNSASPDGPFIEVTATAWRAFCAALRDGALRR; the protein is encoded by the coding sequence GTGCCGTCATGGCCGGCGCGTACCAGCCCGCGGAGGGGCAGGTTTGCCGTGGCGGATGGACCGACGAACTGGCGTAAGAGCATGCAGTGCGAATCGCAGAACTGTGTCGAGGTGGCCTTTGGCGAGGCCCATGTCGCGATCCGTAACTCTGCGTCGCCGGACGGGCCGTTCATCGAGGTCACCGCGACAGCCTGGAGGGCCTTCTGCGCGGCGCTGCGCGACGGCGCCCTCAGGCGTTGA
- a CDS encoding DUF397 domain-containing protein — protein MTQTHSVTDVWRKSARCETHNCVEVAKRTGEVAIRNSAVPDAQLAFDRPVWAAFISGVRAGQFDLP, from the coding sequence ATGACCCAGACACATTCCGTCACCGATGTGTGGCGGAAGAGCGCTCGCTGCGAGACGCACAACTGCGTCGAGGTAGCCAAGCGCACCGGCGAGGTCGCTATTCGCAACAGCGCGGTCCCGGACGCACAGCTGGCTTTCGACCGCCCGGTGTGGGCGGCGTTCATCAGCGGCGTTCGTGCAGGTCAGTTCGACCTTCCGTAG
- a CDS encoding 3-deoxy-7-phosphoheptulonate synthase has protein sequence MTLPSVQRVSDQRIDKVVPLVSPALLHHELPLDDDLSAAVVDGRRAVARVLDREDDRLMVVVGPCSVHDPVAALEYADRLAETAERLSDDLLIVMRVYFEKPRSTVGWKGLINDPGLDGSGDVNTGLRTARSLLLQVLRKGLPVGCEFLDPITPQYIADTVSWGAIGARTVESQVHRQLASGLSMPIGMKNRPDGAISTAVDAIKAAAVPHVFPGIDVSGTPAILHTRGNADCHLVLRGGRGGPNYGAEDVAGALGLLRAAGLPERLIVDASHDNSGKDHTRQPIVAQDVSAQLAAGQRGIAGVMLESFLEPGRQDLDPTRPLAYGKSITDACMGWDTTVQVLEGLASAHR, from the coding sequence GTGACTCTCCCGAGCGTGCAGCGGGTAAGTGACCAGCGGATCGACAAGGTCGTCCCGCTGGTGTCGCCCGCACTTCTACACCATGAGCTGCCCCTAGATGATGATCTCTCGGCTGCGGTGGTCGATGGTCGGCGTGCCGTCGCCCGCGTCCTGGACCGGGAGGACGACCGCCTGATGGTCGTCGTCGGCCCGTGTTCGGTGCACGACCCCGTGGCCGCCCTCGAGTACGCGGACCGCCTCGCCGAGACAGCGGAGCGGCTTTCCGACGACCTGCTCATCGTGATGCGGGTCTACTTTGAAAAGCCCCGCTCGACCGTCGGCTGGAAGGGGCTCATCAACGACCCCGGCCTGGACGGCTCCGGCGACGTCAACACCGGCCTGCGCACCGCGCGCTCGCTGCTGCTGCAGGTGTTGCGCAAGGGACTGCCGGTGGGCTGTGAGTTCCTCGACCCGATCACGCCGCAGTACATCGCCGACACCGTCTCGTGGGGCGCGATCGGCGCCCGCACCGTCGAGAGCCAGGTGCACCGCCAGCTCGCCTCCGGCCTCTCCATGCCGATCGGGATGAAAAACCGGCCGGACGGGGCGATCTCCACGGCCGTCGACGCGATCAAGGCCGCGGCGGTGCCGCACGTGTTTCCCGGCATCGACGTGTCCGGTACACCGGCGATCCTGCACACCCGCGGCAACGCCGACTGCCACCTCGTGCTGCGCGGCGGGCGGGGCGGCCCGAACTACGGCGCCGAGGATGTGGCCGGCGCACTCGGCCTGCTCCGCGCGGCCGGGCTGCCGGAGCGGCTGATCGTTGACGCCAGCCACGACAACAGCGGCAAGGACCACACCCGCCAGCCGATCGTGGCGCAGGACGTCTCCGCGCAGCTGGCCGCCGGCCAGCGCGGTATCGCCGGCGTCATGCTCGAGTCGTTCCTGGAGCCGGGACGCCAGGACCTCGACCCCACGCGCCCGCTCGCGTACGGCAAGTCGATCACCGACGCCTGCATGGGCTGGGACACCACCGTTCAGGTGCTGGAAGGGCTGGCGTCCGCCCACCGCTGA
- a CDS encoding DUF6232 family protein: protein MTRDWFVVGGRRFPVGELHHLHTARGPAHQLTVRSVTVTAIVLATIGITLGMTTELNHLSAQTYLALTAVAFVPFLVATIGHRLRPRAFELWGEFRGMTVLLFSSDEERQYGQVTRALLRAQEAYRLGGLAEPLVSMNIWRMRR from the coding sequence GTGACGCGTGACTGGTTCGTAGTGGGCGGGCGCCGGTTTCCGGTAGGCGAGCTGCACCACCTGCACACGGCCCGAGGCCCGGCACATCAGCTCACCGTGCGGTCGGTGACGGTGACCGCGATCGTGCTGGCCACCATCGGGATCACGCTCGGCATGACCACCGAGCTCAACCACCTGAGTGCGCAGACCTATCTGGCGCTCACGGCGGTGGCGTTCGTTCCTTTCCTCGTGGCGACGATCGGCCACCGCCTGCGGCCGCGGGCCTTCGAGCTCTGGGGTGAGTTCCGCGGGATGACGGTGCTGCTGTTCAGCAGCGACGAGGAGCGGCAGTACGGGCAGGTCACCCGAGCCCTGCTCCGGGCGCAGGAGGCCTACCGGCTCGGCGGGCTGGCCGAGCCACTGGTTTCGATGAACATCTGGCGCATGCGCCGATAA
- a CDS encoding DUF6158 family protein, producing the protein MSGPAQFADASAADLDTGVDPAELTDEDLFREVASLHRTRLDTLRHGSDAALANHLRRTAELETEYLTRYPGREVDPNRLRD; encoded by the coding sequence ATGAGCGGACCAGCACAGTTTGCCGACGCCTCGGCGGCGGACCTCGACACCGGAGTCGACCCGGCCGAGCTCACCGACGAAGACCTCTTCCGGGAAGTGGCCAGCCTGCACCGGACCAGGCTGGACACGCTGCGGCACGGCTCGGACGCCGCCTTGGCCAACCACCTGCGGCGCACTGCCGAGCTGGAGACGGAGTACCTCACCCGCTATCCCGGGCGCGAGGTCGACCCCAACCGCCTGCGCGACTGA